In Candidatus Aminicenantes bacterium, a single genomic region encodes these proteins:
- a CDS encoding radical SAM protein, which translates to MPSITGWIFDTKRFAVHDGPGIRTTAFFQGCPLHCPWCHNPESVPLIRRGRPVPPGARQLTAAELISRVERDRVFFEESGGGVTFSGGDPLSQPRFLDALLADCRERSLHTALDTCGHAPPQKALPLLLRADLVLFDIKFFFSRDLLRHCGATDRYIFTNLEQLMAGRSRLWLRFPLIPGYTDTPDNLSALRDRVRAWADRIERVSILPFHPAAAHKYRRLQIRNPMREVPSLPEASVLALANRLKEVHPQVRIGG; encoded by the coding sequence ATGCCCTCAATAACCGGTTGGATTTTCGACACAAAACGCTTTGCCGTCCACGACGGGCCCGGAATTCGCACCACGGCTTTTTTTCAGGGCTGCCCCCTGCATTGCCCCTGGTGCCACAACCCGGAATCCGTGCCCCTTATCCGTCGCGGCCGGCCCGTACCGCCCGGCGCGCGACAGTTAACGGCCGCTGAACTGATCAGCCGGGTTGAAAGGGACCGGGTCTTTTTCGAGGAATCCGGCGGGGGCGTGACCTTCTCGGGGGGTGACCCCCTTTCTCAGCCCCGCTTCCTCGATGCCCTGCTGGCAGATTGCCGTGAAAGGAGCCTGCACACCGCCCTGGACACCTGCGGACATGCCCCCCCGCAAAAAGCCCTGCCCCTCTTGCTCCGCGCCGACTTGGTTCTTTTTGACATCAAGTTTTTCTTTTCTCGCGACCTGCTTCGCCATTGCGGCGCGACAGACCGTTACATCTTTACCAACCTGGAGCAATTGATGGCCGGCCGTTCCCGCCTGTGGTTGAGGTTTCCCCTGATCCCCGGCTACACGGACACGCCCGATAATCTCAGCGCGCTTAGAGACCGGGTGCGCGCCTGGGCGGATCGCATCGAACGCGTCTCCATCCTGCCTTTTCACCCGGCGGCAGCCCACAAGTACCGGCGCCTGCAAATCAGGAATCCCATGCGCGAGGTTCCAAGTTTGCCCGAAGCGAGTGTTCTGGCCCTTGCGAATCGGCTGAAAGAGGTACATCCGCAAGTACGCATTGGAGGTTGA